Proteins from a genomic interval of Rickettsia sp. Oklahoma-10:
- a CDS encoding glycosyltransferase family 4 protein: MPLLKSSKRYNKYTILQVVPALVSGGVERGTIEVAKYLKILGHTPIIISAGGTLVKELDKADILHIEMNSSSKNPFVILNNARLIAAIIKKYNVDIVHTRSRAPAWSSYLATKWTNAKFLTTFHGVYNIPNSFKKYYNSIMLKGEKVIAVSNFVKQHLLENYKVDANKIVVIERGVNYDYFTPANLTPEKLKKCRDKYDAPSNVPIILMPSRMTSWKGHLVLVEALSKLKHRDFYCLMVGDISRHPNFTNRVKELIANLKLQNKIQIFGNDSDIINLYGISDIIVSASIEPEAFGRTIIEGQAMEKLVIATNIGGAVETINNNITGFHVKPNDADALAQKIDYCFSILGADSAKKIQKAARHTVINNFSLDLMLRKNLEVYKEILKMPII, translated from the coding sequence ATGCCTTTATTAAAGTCAAGTAAACGATACAATAAATATACGATTTTGCAAGTAGTTCCTGCTCTAGTTTCGGGAGGGGTTGAAAGAGGCACTATAGAAGTTGCAAAATATCTTAAAATTCTTGGTCATACTCCTATCATAATTTCAGCAGGTGGTACTTTAGTTAAAGAGTTAGATAAGGCAGATATATTGCATATTGAGATGAACAGTAGCAGTAAAAATCCTTTTGTAATTCTCAATAATGCAAGATTAATAGCAGCAATAATTAAAAAATATAATGTTGATATAGTTCATACAAGATCAAGGGCACCGGCATGGAGTTCATATTTAGCAACAAAATGGACAAATGCTAAGTTTTTGACTACTTTTCACGGGGTTTATAATATTCCGAATAGTTTTAAAAAATATTATAATAGTATAATGCTCAAAGGCGAGAAAGTTATTGCCGTGTCCAATTTTGTAAAACAACATTTGCTCGAAAACTATAAAGTTGATGCAAATAAAATAGTAGTCATTGAGCGTGGAGTGAATTATGATTATTTTACTCCAGCAAATTTAACACCGGAGAAACTTAAAAAATGTCGTGATAAATATGATGCACCGAGCAACGTGCCAATAATATTAATGCCTTCTAGAATGACAAGTTGGAAAGGACACCTTGTTTTAGTAGAAGCATTAAGTAAGTTAAAACATAGAGATTTTTATTGTTTGATGGTCGGTGATATATCTAGACATCCTAATTTTACTAATAGAGTAAAAGAGCTTATAGCTAATCTGAAACTTCAAAATAAAATTCAAATTTTTGGTAACGATTCAGATATAATAAATCTTTATGGAATTTCTGATATTATCGTTTCTGCCTCAATTGAGCCTGAAGCTTTCGGTCGTACTATTATAGAAGGGCAAGCAATGGAGAAGCTTGTTATTGCAACTAATATTGGTGGGGCAGTAGAAACAATAAATAATAATATAACTGGTTTCCACGTAAAACCCAATGATGCTGACGCATTAGCGCAGAAAATTGATTATTGTTTCTCGATTTTAGGTGCCGATTCTGCTAAGAAAATTCAAAAAGCAGCAAGACATACAGTAATTAATAATTTTTCTCTTGATCTAATGCTTAGAAAAAATCTTGAAGTCTATAAAGAAATCCTAAAAATGCCTATCATATAG
- the rpsD gene encoding 30S ribosomal protein S4 — protein MTKIVRSKYKASRRLGVSLWGDSKDAFNTRNYRPGQHGQNTMIKTSDYGLHLKAKQRLKCHYGRVTEKQFRNIFALAQKMKGNTGENFIGLLESRLDTVVYRMNIAPTIFAARQLVSHGHIKLNGKKADIASIRLKEGDVVEVKESVKQIALIQESVLKQGQTTPNYLSFDVPSLTGKYLRVPALSDVPYPFEAEVHLVIELYSR, from the coding sequence GTGACAAAAATTGTTCGTTCTAAATATAAAGCTAGTAGAAGGCTTGGAGTAAGTCTATGGGGTGATAGCAAGGATGCTTTCAATACACGAAATTATCGTCCTGGACAACATGGGCAAAATACCATGATTAAAACTTCAGATTACGGTTTACATTTAAAAGCTAAGCAAAGATTAAAATGCCACTACGGTCGTGTCACTGAAAAACAATTTAGAAATATTTTTGCACTTGCTCAAAAAATGAAAGGTAATACCGGTGAAAACTTTATTGGGCTACTTGAAAGTAGACTTGATACAGTAGTTTATAGAATGAATATAGCTCCAACTATTTTTGCTGCAAGGCAATTAGTTTCACACGGTCATATTAAATTAAACGGTAAGAAAGCCGATATTGCAAGTATACGCCTAAAAGAAGGCGATGTTGTAGAAGTTAAAGAATCCGTAAAACAGATAGCACTTATTCAAGAATCTGTTTTAAAACAAGGTCAAACAACTCCCAATTACTTATCATTTGATGTACCTTCATTAACCGGTAAATATTTAAGAGTTCCTGCTCTTTCTGATGTGCCATATCCTTTTGAAGCAGAAGTTCATTTAGTAATTGAGTTGTATTCTCGTTAA